Proteins encoded within one genomic window of Actinoplanes octamycinicus:
- a CDS encoding class I SAM-dependent methyltransferase translates to MADITGDQRIQSEVLEGLATAVNHRRWFVELALPYLGNNPIEIGSGLGDYAIEWAEHLPRFTATEADPDRLVLLKERMAEHPNIEVRQMLLPAQDAAGQYSAAVSYNVLEHIEDHVGALRSMRDLVRPGGHVIIIVPAFMFAMSQVDIATGHIRRYTKKTLGAAFAEAGLEMEKIHYANALGLIGYYGATSIFKLAPKEGPMVKVYDSLVLPVTKAAERLVKPPFGQSVFAVARTPR, encoded by the coding sequence ATGGCAGACATCACTGGAGACCAGCGGATCCAGTCCGAAGTGCTCGAAGGCCTCGCCACGGCCGTGAACCACCGCCGGTGGTTCGTCGAGCTCGCTCTCCCATACCTGGGGAACAACCCCATCGAGATCGGCAGTGGTCTCGGGGACTACGCCATCGAGTGGGCCGAGCACCTTCCGCGGTTCACCGCGACGGAGGCCGACCCCGACCGGCTCGTGCTGCTCAAGGAGCGGATGGCCGAGCACCCGAACATCGAGGTGCGGCAGATGCTGCTCCCCGCGCAGGACGCCGCCGGGCAGTACAGCGCCGCCGTGTCCTACAACGTGCTGGAGCACATCGAGGACCACGTCGGCGCGCTGCGCAGCATGCGCGACCTGGTCCGCCCGGGCGGCCACGTGATCATCATCGTGCCGGCGTTCATGTTCGCGATGAGCCAGGTCGACATCGCCACCGGGCACATCCGGCGGTACACGAAGAAGACCCTGGGCGCCGCGTTCGCCGAGGCCGGCCTGGAGATGGAGAAGATCCACTACGCGAACGCGCTGGGTCTGATCGGCTACTACGGCGCGACCAGCATCTTCAAGCTGGCTCCGAAGGAGGGGCCGATGGTGAAGGTGTACGACTCGCTGGTGCTGCCGGTGACCAAGGCGGCCGAGCGGCTGGTCAAGCCGCCGTTCGGGCAGTCGGTCTTCGCGGTGGCCCGCACCCCGCGCTGA
- a CDS encoding YbhB/YbcL family Raf kinase inhibitor-like protein, protein MSLDRALAPDPYDLLPQVPSFTVTSADVTDGQPLDELYAHTSVGGKNLSPQLSWSGFPDETRGFVVTCFDPDAPTGSGFWHWVLVNLPVSVTALDRGVDPLPDGAFCVRNDYGERGYGGSAPPPGDRPHRYVFAVHAIDVDRLEVTPDATPAYVGFNLAFHTLARATIRPTFEVRG, encoded by the coding sequence ATGAGTCTTGACCGAGCTCTGGCCCCCGATCCGTACGACCTCCTGCCGCAAGTCCCGTCCTTCACGGTGACCAGCGCGGACGTGACGGACGGGCAGCCGCTCGACGAGCTGTACGCGCACACCAGCGTGGGCGGCAAAAATCTCTCGCCCCAGTTGTCCTGGTCGGGCTTCCCCGACGAGACGCGTGGTTTCGTGGTCACCTGCTTCGACCCGGACGCACCCACCGGCAGTGGTTTCTGGCACTGGGTGCTGGTCAATCTGCCGGTCTCGGTGACCGCTCTCGATCGCGGCGTCGACCCGTTGCCGGACGGCGCGTTCTGCGTCCGCAACGACTACGGCGAGCGCGGTTACGGCGGTTCCGCGCCGCCGCCCGGCGACCGCCCGCACCGGTACGTGTTCGCGGTGCACGCGATCGACGTGGACCGGTTGGAGGTGACCCCGGACGCGACTCCCGCGTACGTCGGGTTCAACCTGGCCTTCCACACCCTGGCCCGGGCCACGATCCGGCCGACCTTCGAGGTCCGCGGCTGA